The Mercenaria mercenaria strain notata chromosome 10, MADL_Memer_1, whole genome shotgun sequence genome contains a region encoding:
- the LOC123561831 gene encoding uncharacterized protein LOC123561831 — protein MAVGGRKAPAFAVSPEQGCDFLYDYTCSPCISDGKNKEAIKFCVDCGEYLCENCLIDHNRFAKMKSHRLVDPERYDHGRISPKDSCVPTITIYCDKHHGEVLDMFCGEHDEVCCTICLELEHSHCKDRVYIPDISKDIQKTEEFKQQQKENKNILSNLESIKQKRRRDLALYRTQKDAIFKHFKQVREDIIKEFDELEERSVELVESRFQQNVSTVSAVVEEIDEMYDVMKSNDDTLKNEKDAAQAFVLLKTGKKHVANTRALMQRLQSTRVLPFDFKMNEQVNNCFAGVKSLGSFHSGSVSSKVFGVQDKSEKYRCNVKSFCQLEDGCLIIVDAANENIKRLGSTYTVIEKCIMPSQPWSVCTFKNTEIAVSLCNERSIQFITVKGKMQLSRSFKVKDTCTGLASSGETLFVGPCNRNQIQVYSQYGRLLTTIDFAIGSTQYTPWCIAISPDNAFLHVASRKDGVISVDTERHKCEKLNIPELRFASSIAVAQNGGLYVSCEESNKIFHYIDGRCETLLTEADGISSPKALFCYRQQDLIVASKDMNGIRVYSQVNKLLQ, from the exons ATGGCGGTCGGAGGTCGGAAAGCCCCAGCATTCGCCGTGTCTCCCGAACAGGGGTGTGATTTCCTGTACGACTATACATGTTCCCCGTGTATTTCCGATGGTAAAAATAAAGAAGCGATCAAGTTTTGTGTTGACTGTGGAGAATATTTGTGTGAGAATTGTCTAATCGACCACAATCGATTTGCGAAGATGAAATCTCACCGCCTTGTTGACCCAGAAAGATATGACCACGGACGTATAAGCCCTAAAGATTCCTGTGTACCTACCATTACTATTTACTGCGACAAGCATCACGGGGAAGTTTTAGATATGTTCTGTGGTGAACATGATGAAGTATGTTGTACTATTTGCCTCGAATTGGAGCACAG ccaTTGCAAAGATCGGGTTTATATACCGGATATATCGAAAGACATTCAGAAGACTGAAGAGTTTAAGCAACaacagaaagaaaacaagaatattttgtCAAACCTTGAGTCGATTAAACAGAAAAGAAGAAGAGACTTGGCATTATACAGGACGCAGAAAGACGCCATctttaaacatttcaaacaagTCCGGGAAGATATCATAAAAGAATTTGATGAACTTGAGGAACGCTCAGTTGAGCTTGTTGAAAGTAGATTTCAGCAAAATGTATCCACCGTGAGTGCTGTTGTGGAAGAAATTGATGAGATGTATGATGTCATGAAAAGTAATGATGACACACTGAAAAATGAAAAGGACGCTGCGCAGGCATTTGTTCTTCTAAAAACTGGAAAGAAACATGTGGCCAATACCAGAGCTTTGATGCAAAGGTTGCAGTCGACCAGAGTGTTGCCGTTCGATTTCAAAATGAACGAGCAAGTAAATAATTGTTTTGCTGGTGTTAAGAGTCTTGGAAGCTTTCACAGTGGCTCAGTAAGCAGTAAAGTCTTCGGCGTTCAAGACAAGAGCGAAAAATACCGCTGCAATGTGAAAAGTTTCTGTCAGTTAGAAGACGGTTGTCTCATCATTGTCGACGCCGctaatgaaaacattaaaagacTTGGATCCACGTATACCGTGATAGAAAAGTGTATAATGCCAAGCCAGCCATGGTCTGTGTGCACATTCAAGAACACAGAAATTGCAGTTTCATTGTGTAATGAGAGAAGTATCCAGTTTATAACAGTCAAAGGGAAAATGCAGCTTTCAAGGTCGTTCAAAGTGAAGGACACATGCACAGGCCTTGCCTCCTCCGGAGAAACGCTATTTGTTGGACCTTGTAACAGAAATCAAATTCAAGTTTACAGTCAATATGGACGACTACTGACAACAATTGATTTCGCAATCGGAAGTACACAATATACCCCTTGGTGTATTGCCATCTCACCTGACAATGCGTTTCTGCACGTCGCTTCAAGAAAAGACGGAGTGATTTCCGTTGATACTGAAAGACACAAGTGTGAAAAATTAAATATTCCGGAACTTCGGTTTGCAAGTAGTATTGCTGTAGCGCAAAATGGCGGTTTGTATGTGTCATGTGAAGAGAGCAACAAAATCTTTCATTACATTGACGGCAGGTGCGAGACCTTGTTGACCGAAGCTGATGGTATCAGTAGCCCTAAGGCTTTGTTCTGTTACCGACAACAGGACCTTATAGTGGCATCAAAAGATATGAATGGCATCCGGGTTTATTCACAAGTTAACAAATTACTACAATAA
- the LOC123560377 gene encoding proton-associated sugar transporter A-like, with the protein MSLGILTSKLQTVKSLKDSEYLQTLRNHDYVQRIQELVKSFSDTAGHPDYSHVTTRKTRAQMIRLSAAVCGIELCYAAETAFVSPILLKLGVPVAFMTLVWCVSPFLGFFLVPVMGSLSDRCPLKLGRRRPFILLFSLGIMVGLVLVPNGEDLGLLAGDTGTDIADADYVNDTTTILRRINATNNLVLFQNGTKAILRSDFSPEWPSTKKLPHKHVIGILLTVLGVAMLDFNCDACQSPCRTYLLDISVPEDHSRGLTSFTVMAGLGGSFGYLMGGIDWESTSFGTALGGHVRVVFTGVLILFVVFVFLTMTSFKEIPLKDLGVTKEQLQRKVKTVKKAKYKKFVNESSDDETECSESEHVKERNVSYGTLDNKETTENITNNGVEPNKRWTEHKHSITENEVSVQLENNRPETYNRYPLTKSLSEYKDLSDEASLKTYLRSIVRMPRSLLILCLTNLFCWMSLVCYSLYFTDFVGQSVYGGDPQAPAGSSKHLLYDEGVRLGSLGMSLYSFSCALYSMAIEHLVERFSAKPVYVWGQLVYTAGMVILAICRHPVAVILLSPCAGIMYATLFTMPYLLVAHYHSNGKFSQDDDKGSANIRGLGTDVALVSSMVFLAQFILSLCMGSLVHFTGSTVTIVIAASVLSFCGSVCATQVTYLDL; encoded by the exons ATGTCTTTAGGAATTTTAACGTCGAAACTTCAGACAGTCAAGAGTCTCAAAGACAGTGAATATCTTCAAACTTTGAGAAACCATGATTACGTCCAGCGAATTCAAGAACTCGTGAAGTCCTTCTCAGATACTGCTGGTCATCCTGACTACAGTCATGTGACGACAAGGAAAACCCGTGCTCAGATGATTCGGCTTAGTGCAGCAGTATGTGGTATAGAATTATGTTATGCGGCAGAAACAGCATTCGTTAGTCCAATTCTCCTTAAACTAGGAGTTCCTGTCGCATTCATGACTTTAGTATGGTGCGTTAGTCCGTTTCTTGGATTCTTCCTGGTGCCAGTTATGGGATCACTAAGCGATAGATGTCCTCTAAAGCTAGGCAGAAGACGCCCTTTCATTCTATTGTTTTCTCTTGGAATCATGGTGGGACTCGTACTTGTGCCAAATGGTGAAGATCTAGGATTACTCGCAGGTGACACTGGAACTGATATTGCAGATGCTGACTATGTTAATGATACAACTACAATTCTCAGAAGGATAAATGCCACGAATAATTTAGTCCTATTTCAGAATGGTACAAAAGCTATTTTGCGTTCTGATTTTAGCCCTGAATGGCCTTCAACCAAGAAACTTCCACACAAGCATGTCATAGGTATATTACTTACAGTTCTAGGCGTGGCAATGTTGGATTTTAATTGTGATGCTTGCCAATCACCATGTAGAACATATTTACTCGATATAAGTGTTCCAGAAGATCATTCCCGTGGTCTGACATCATTTACAGTAATGGCAGGACTAGGTGGAAGCTTTGGGTATTTGATGGGCGGTATTGACTGGGAATCTACCAGTTTTGGCACCGCCCTGGGTGGACATGTAAGGGTGGTATTTACCGGTGTCCTGATTCTTTTTGTGGTGTTTGTTTTTCTAACTATGACGAGTTTCAAGGAAATACCACTGAAAGATTTAGGAGTTACTAAAGAGCAGTTACAGAGAAAGGTAAAGACAGTGAAAAAAGCGAAGTACAAAAAGTTTGTAAACGAGAGTTCTGATGATGAGACTGAATGCAGTGAAAGTGAACatgtaaaagaaagaaatgtATCTTATGGTACACTTGATAACAAggaaacaactgaaaatattaCCAATAATGGCGTAGAACCAAACAAACGGTGGACAGAGCATAAACATTCCATCACTGAAAATGAGGTTTCCGTCCAGCTAGAGAATAACCGTCCTGAAACATATAATAGATATCCGCTTACCAAATCTTTATCCGAATACAAGGATTTATCCGACGAAGCGTCTCTTAAAACTTACTTGCGATCCATAGTAAGGATGCCAAGATCACTGCTGATTTTATGTCTGACCAATTTATTCTGCTGGATGTCCCTAGTGTGTTATTCTCTATATTTCACGGACTTTGTAGGTCAGTCAGTCTACGGTGGAGATCCGCAAGCACCTGCCGGAAGTAGCAAGCACTTGTTATATGATGAAGGAGTACGACTTGGGTCATTAGGAATGTCTCTCTACTCATTTTCATGCGCACTGTACTCTATGGCGATTGAGCATCTCGTTGAGAGATTCT CGGCGAAGCCTGTCTATGTGTGGGGCCAGTTGGTTTACACTGCTGGAATGGTTATTCTGGCAATATGTCGTCATCCAGTGGCTGTTATACTTCTATCACCATGTGCTGGAATCATGTATGCCACATTATTCACAATGCCCTATCTGCTGGTCGCCCACTATCATTCTAACGGGAAG TTCAGCCAAGATGACGACAAAGGAAGTGCTAACATACGGGGACTTGGTACAGATGTCGCACTTGTCAGCAGTATGGTATTTTTAGCACAGTTCATACTTTCATTGTGTATGGGAAGTCTCGTGCATTTTACTGGAAGTACTGTAACCATAGTGATAGCTGCTTCCGTTTTAAGTTTCTGCGGATCTGTTTGTGCAACCCAAGTTACCTATCTAGATTTATAG